A window from Salvia miltiorrhiza cultivar Shanhuang (shh) chromosome 2, IMPLAD_Smil_shh, whole genome shotgun sequence encodes these proteins:
- the LOC131009302 gene encoding transcription factor MYB30-like, with the protein MVRAPTFDSNGIKKGAWSKEEDDRLRAQVERFGHNNWRRLPSLAGLARCGKSCRLRWMNYLKPGLKRGKFTKIEEEHIIKLHDQLRNKWSAMAAKLHGRSDNEIKNYWHAHIKKRGRCHNDSDHHLHEERDEKNIDLYSFARDQDDVLAKPYGLFSPQINVDEFHDFGIFEEIQNDTSTLSNYSDIGSSFSSPSSTSAEFQGGFWFDPFEEDILEMELW; encoded by the exons atggTGAGGGCTCCCACTTTTGACAGTAATGGAATTAAGAAGGGGGCATGGAGTAAAGAAGAAGACGACCGATTGAGAGCTCAAGTCGAGAGATTCGGCCACaacaactggcgccgtctgccCTCGTTAGCCG ggTTGGCTAGATGTGGGAAGAGCTGCAGATTGCGGTGGATGAACTATTTGAAGCCTGGCCTCAAACGAGggaaattcaccaaaattgaAGAAGAACACATCATCAAATTACATGATCAACTCAGAAACAA GTGGTCAGCCATGGCAGCTAAGCTTCATGGAAGAAGTGACAACGAGATCAAGAATTACTGGCACGCCCACATAAAGAAGCGCGGCCGATGCCACAATGATTCCGATCATCATCTTCACGAGGAACGCGATGAGAAGAATATCGATCTATATTCGTTTGCACGAGATCAAGATGATGTTTTGGCTAAACCATATGGATTATTTTCACCCCAAATTAATGTAGATGAATTTCATGATTTTGGGATATTCGAAGAAATACAGAATGATACATCGACCTTGTCGAATTATTCAGACATTGGAAGCAGTTTTAGCAGCCCAAGTAGTACTAGTGCAGAGTTTCAAGGAGGTTTCTGGTTTGATCCATTTGAGGAAGACATATTGGAAATGGAactttggtga